A region of candidate division KSB1 bacterium DNA encodes the following proteins:
- a CDS encoding BlaI/MecI/CopY family transcriptional regulator, producing MAKAPHIHLSRRERQIMDVIYQLGEATAMAVMERLPDPPSYSAVRAMLRLLEEKGHLQHEQDGPRYLYKPTLAHEKARRSALKHLVETFFEGSTEQAVAALLDLSKSKLSDDELDRLAELIEQAKKEGR from the coding sequence ATGGCCAAAGCCCCCCACATACATTTGAGCCGACGCGAGCGCCAGATCATGGACGTGATTTACCAGCTTGGCGAGGCGACGGCGATGGCAGTCATGGAAAGATTGCCCGACCCGCCCAGCTATTCGGCGGTGCGGGCGATGCTGAGATTATTGGAGGAAAAAGGGCATTTGCAACACGAACAAGACGGCCCGCGCTACCTCTACAAACCGACGCTCGCCCACGAAAAGGCGCGGCGTTCCGCGCTGAAACATTTGGTCGAAACGTTTTTTGAAGGCTCGACCGAGCAAGCCGTTGCGGCCCTCTTGGATTTGTCAAAATCCAAGCTTTCCGACGACGAGCTGGATCGGCTCGCGGAGCTGATCGAACAAGCGAAAAAAGAAGGGCGATAG
- a CDS encoding cyclic nucleotide-binding domain-containing protein: ERFLDLIGTIPVLQNVPQNLLQQLAPGMLNIYADGEIILQEGQPADRLIVILNGTVEIVRGGVFLVSRTANEIIGEQGVVDDTVYSATALAVGKVEALAIPAELARKFLMDYRFTLNLIKILSAKLREATSDEAVRLAQEQKMFAAFRSHVHPRVLDELLAKGIEAYGAPRYLDCAILFADIRSYTSLSLEATPEQIVNELSRYLDGMIEIIHAHDGMIDKFIGDNVMAVWGFSQSENNFAVKALDCAVAMWQAAQNYSFRGRPIQIGIGLNCGTVFCGNVGNDRKRQFTVLGHPVNLASRFESLTKELNAPIIVGESFYDRLPPSRRGQFREFRNVKVRGLDAVTCYGYIA; this comes from the coding sequence CCGAGAGATTTCTCGATCTGATTGGCACTATTCCGGTTCTGCAAAATGTCCCGCAAAATCTTCTGCAGCAGCTTGCGCCTGGCATGCTGAACATTTATGCCGACGGCGAAATCATTCTTCAGGAAGGTCAGCCGGCGGACCGTCTGATCGTTATTTTAAATGGCACGGTTGAAATTGTGCGCGGCGGGGTTTTTCTCGTTTCACGCACGGCCAACGAGATCATCGGCGAGCAGGGTGTGGTCGACGACACCGTCTACAGCGCCACGGCCTTGGCCGTCGGAAAAGTCGAAGCGCTCGCCATTCCGGCGGAGTTGGCAAGAAAGTTTCTGATGGATTACCGCTTCACTCTCAATCTGATCAAAATTCTTTCAGCGAAATTGCGTGAGGCCACCAGCGACGAGGCGGTGCGACTGGCGCAGGAACAAAAAATGTTCGCCGCTTTCCGCAGCCACGTTCATCCCCGCGTGCTCGACGAGCTGCTCGCCAAAGGCATCGAAGCTTACGGCGCGCCGCGCTATCTCGATTGTGCCATTCTTTTTGCCGACATTCGCTCCTACACCTCCCTCTCGCTCGAAGCCACGCCGGAACAAATCGTCAACGAATTGAGCCGCTATCTCGACGGCATGATCGAAATCATTCATGCGCACGACGGCATGATCGACAAATTTATCGGTGACAACGTCATGGCGGTTTGGGGCTTTTCGCAATCGGAAAATAATTTTGCGGTCAAGGCGTTGGATTGCGCCGTCGCCATGTGGCAAGCCGCGCAAAATTACTCGTTTCGCGGCCGGCCGATTCAAATCGGCATCGGCTTGAATTGCGGCACGGTTTTCTGTGGCAACGTCGGCAACGACCGCAAAAGGCAATTCACGGTTTTGGGGCATCCCGTCAATCTGGCCTCGCGTTTTGAATCATTGACCAAAGAGCTGAACGCGCCCATCATCGTCGGCGAAAGTTTTTATGACCGCCTTCCGCCCTCGCGCCGCGGGCAATTTCGGGAATTTCGCAATGTCAAGGTGCGCGGATTGGATGCGGTCACTTGCTATGGGTATATTGCTTAA